One Salvelinus sp. IW2-2015 linkage group LG35, ASM291031v2, whole genome shotgun sequence DNA segment encodes these proteins:
- the LOC111959158 gene encoding interleukin-10 receptor subunit beta — protein sequence MDLWPRKVVVLLLYCYGCSAIGEGKPYFISRNFITVLHWNKFDSPDEGVLYSVHYKRYGEPNKPKMVCQNITTLSCDLTAETPYIYSNSYYAEVFANSHSLGHTALFKPLRDTVLGPPNVSVNLTTSSLKVTVTLPLGPDNKTSIEEIFNSTNFSYRNPPTIYILNITRPSWAAQVHKNTTGEFVLDNLKNSNVEYCGYVVYIPTREIHRNASESHTFCVALPGDPWLLFPWFLLLVCLLLGSLLLPVVACRHYVRKKSNMPDALKLTTSNIPPPSWYLPEAITISTAKPYHYPVGFSYGDLKTDKLQKGSKFTSSGSGPYSPQDGPSSIAQPRHCDTYMGQQGPPPEHSNNSTQSSTNYSMVVVQVANEGVKEECHRHPDSEDNINSPRSSESSDHKPSWVQGGPVLFSRGAPPEPNRCVGDRDSTGHPLVLPTLRRIDGQLQLSTLLLQPETQSAMASMALPTDAEGQSLLWDLDNTGQXASLLSDLVTTGDTEWLDPGTGREEERTIYTPISPMCFNNSNDSPSHSIPPINLADCETSSMTFLSGYKQHWVPLAPQGLTAEDNFVISSYAPQQAWIDQEEEEEGEEGGDERGSEFFLGGWVVQILG from the exons GTTGTTCMGCCATTGGTGAAGGGAAGCCATACTTCATCTCGAGGAATTTCATCACTGTGCTCCACTGGAACAAGTTCGACAGCCCAGATGAAGGGGTCCTTTACAGTGTCCATTACAAAAG ATACGGAGAGCCAAACAAGCCGAAGATGGTGTGCCAGAACATCACCACTCTTTCTTGTGACCTCACTGCAGAGACACCATACATCTATTCAAATTCCTACTACGCTGAGGTTTTCGCCAACAGTCACTCGCTAGGCCATACAGCACTGTTTAAACCTCTGAGAGACA CTGTCCTTGGCCCACCCAATGTGTCTGTGAACCTCACAACATCATCTTTAAAAGTGACTGTCACCCTACCGTTGGGACCGGATAATAAGACTTCCATCGAGGAGATTTTCAACAGTACCAACTTTTCCTACCGTAACCCTCCAACCATCTATATCCTCAACATCACTCGTCCTAGCTGGGCAGCACAG GTCCACAAAAACACAACTGGAGAGTTTGTCCTTGACAATCTAAAGAACAGCAACGTAGAGTACTGTGGCTATGTGGTGTACATCCCGACTAGAGAAATACACCGAAATGCCAGTGAGAGCCATACATTCTGTGTGGCATTACCAG GTGACCCCTGGCTGCTGTTCCCATGGTTCCTCCTCTtagtgtgtctgttacttggttCCCTCCTGCTACCGGTGGTGGCGTGTCGTCACTATGTGAGAAAGAAGAGTAACATGCCAGACGCCTTG AAACTGACAACAAGCAACATCCCACCTCCATCGTGGTACCTTCCAGAAGCCATCACTATCTCCACTGCCAAGCCGTATCATTACCCTGTGGGGTTCTCCTACGGCGACCTGAAGACTGATAAACTCCAGAAGGGGTCAAAGTTCACCAGCAGTGGGTCTGGGCCCTATTCCCCCCAGGACGGACCCTCCTCCATTGCCCAGCCCAGGCACTGTGACACCTACATGGGCCAGCAGGGTCCACCCCCAGAGCACTCCAACAACAGCACCCAGTCCTCCACCAACTATAGCATGGTCGTAGTGCAGGTGGCCAATGAAGGTGTGAAGGAAGAATGCCATCGCCATCCAGACAGCGAAGACAACATCAACTCTCCACGGTCATCTGAATCCAGTGACCACAAACCCAGTTGGGTTCAAGGTGGTCCAGTTTTGTTTTCGCGTGGAGCACCACCTGAGCCGAACCGGTGTGTTGGAGACAGGGACTCAACAGGGCACCCCCTGGTACTGCCCACATTGCGGCGTATTGATGGCCAACTGCAGTTGTCCACTCTGCTGCTCCAGCCAGAGACACAGAGTGCCATGGCCAGTATGGCACTGCCTACAGACGCTGAGGGGCAGTCCCTTTTGTGGGACCTAGACAACACTGGGCAAGRGGCATCACTATTGTCTGATCTGGTCACCACGGGCGACACAGAGTGGTTGGACCCTggtacagggagagaggaggagagaacaatATACACCCCAATCTCTCCAATGTGTTTCAATAACTCCAATGACTCACCATCTCACTCCATACCTCCCATCAACCTTGCAGACTGTGAGACCTCATCAATGACGTTCTTGTCTGGTTACAAACAACACTGGGTACCCCTTGCCCCTCAAGGGCTAACAGCAGAGGATAACTTTGTGATTTCCTCATATGCTCCGCAACAGGCTTGGATTGatcaggaggaagaggaagaaggagaggaaggaggagatgaaAGAGGCAGTGAATTCTTTCTGGGAGGTTGGGTGGTACAAATTCTAGGATGA